A window of Lentibacillus sp. Marseille-P4043 contains these coding sequences:
- the purQ gene encoding phosphoribosylformylglycinamidine synthase subunit PurQ yields MKFAVIVFPGSNCDRDMYHAVKDVLNEEADLVWYENSNLENYDAILLPGGFSYGDYLRSGSVAATSEVMQQVKAHAAKGKPVLGVCNGFQILLEAGLLPGAMLRNKNLTFMCHQEALRVENNATIFTSAYSENEIVHFPIAHGEGNYFCDETTLQQLQQNKQIVFTYENNPNGSAANIAGITNQKGNVLGLMPHPERAAEALLGSDDGLKVFQSMVKNWRESHVANV; encoded by the coding sequence GTGAAATTCGCGGTGATTGTTTTCCCAGGATCAAATTGTGACCGTGACATGTATCATGCGGTGAAGGATGTTTTGAATGAAGAAGCGGACCTTGTCTGGTATGAAAATAGCAATCTGGAAAACTATGATGCGATTCTATTACCTGGCGGGTTCTCATATGGGGATTACCTTCGCTCAGGTTCTGTTGCGGCAACATCAGAAGTAATGCAGCAAGTGAAAGCACATGCAGCAAAAGGAAAACCTGTGTTAGGTGTTTGTAACGGATTTCAGATCTTGCTTGAAGCAGGTCTCTTACCAGGAGCAATGTTACGAAACAAAAATCTTACATTTATGTGTCACCAAGAAGCATTACGTGTAGAAAACAATGCGACGATATTCACCAGTGCGTATTCAGAAAATGAAATTGTACATTTTCCAATTGCACATGGAGAAGGGAATTATTTCTGTGATGAAACAACACTTCAGCAATTACAGCAAAATAAGCAGATTGTCTTTACCTATGAAAACAATCCGAATGGCTCTGCTGCTAATATTGCTGGGATTACCAATCAAAAAGGTAACGTATTAGGGCTTATGCCACACCCTGAACGTGCAGCGGAAGCGTTACTTGGCAGTGATGACGGGTTAAAAGTTTTTCAGTCAATGGTTAAAAATTGGAGGGAATCCCATGTTGCAAACGTTTGA